One region of Pyramidobacter sp. YE332 genomic DNA includes:
- a CDS encoding ASCH domain-containing protein produces the protein MKALSVRQPYAWFIESGEKEVEYRTWKTDYRGDLLICASTNREPGIVEEFGVEGMKQCPAGVAVCVATLADIQPTEGIWGWILKNPRPVEYFPVKGKLHLFEVDDGLIRFSARRCKTPTELEQEPEFD, from the coding sequence ATGAAAGCTCTGTCCGTTCGCCAGCCGTACGCGTGGTTTATCGAGAGCGGGGAAAAGGAGGTGGAATATCGCACGTGGAAGACAGATTACCGAGGCGATCTGCTGATCTGCGCTTCGACGAACCGCGAGCCGGGGATCGTCGAGGAGTTCGGGGTCGAAGGCATGAAACAGTGTCCTGCCGGCGTGGCCGTCTGTGTGGCAACGCTGGCGGACATCCAGCCGACGGAGGGGATCTGGGGCTGGATTTTGAAAAATCCGCGGCCGGTTGAATATTTTCCCGTCAAGGGGAAGCTGCACCTGTTCGAGGTCGATGACGGGCTGATCCGTTTTTCGGCGCGGCGCTGCAAAACGCCGACGGAACTGGAGCAGGAACCGGAGTTTGACTAG